Genomic DNA from Nitrosarchaeum koreense MY1:
GCAAATGTCAAACCACCGGCTAACATAATTGTCATTAATGTAAGACTAGTTATTTTTCGTCCTATTTCGTTATTCATGTTATTGGTTTTTCTCTTTAAAATTTGTATATAAGGCTAATGGACGAATTGTCCACAATTAGACAATTTTTTAAGATTTTTTTATCATGTTATATGATTTTATAAAAATATCATATATTTTAGATATAAAAATTACACTTTTGATTTCTTTCCATAATATGATCGATGTATTTTGTATTTTTTTAGTATAATTTATGAAATTTTTATAGGCTAGTTTTTGCACTTAATTCCCTACCAAGTAGACTTTTGTATAATGATACGGCATCATCTTCGTCTTTTGATCCAACAATTACTGCTGAACCTTTTTTCATAAAACTTACGGAGAGATCATTTGTCCGCAATGATATTCCCAAATCTCCAAGATTTTCTACTATAAATCCTTGTTTTTTTGCGATGTTAGAAACTATAGTAGTATCGATATTAAATATATCAGTAGGAGTAATGGAGTATGTTCGCTTTCCACGATTTCTTCCACATAGTTCTTCTAAGATAAATTCTTCCTTTACTGTTTCTTCTTTTTTTCCAGTTCCACATACAGGACATTCCTCAGCTCGAAATGTTTTGGTACTTGTAAAATCAAGATGTTCTAAATCAATGTGAAGAATTCTTTGTGACAGGCTTGGCTTTTTTCCAATAATGATTTTTACAGCTTCTGATACTTCAACTCCTCCAACAATGGAAAGTATTGACGGATGAACTCCATCAATACTGCAAGTCGGCATTGCATCTTCGTTTAGCTCAGGAAACATGCAATAGTAACATGCGGATTCTTTTGGTAAAATTGTAAATGCTTGACCCGATACTCCGACTGCAGCACCAGTAACAAAAGGAATTCCAAATTTTACACATGCATTATTTAGAGCATATCTTGCATTGACACTGTCAAGTGCATCAATTACAACATCACAACCCTCTACAACTTCAAGTGCAGTGTAATCATTTACTGAAACAGCTAATGCTTCTATCTTGCAATCAGGATTTAGTTTCTGTAATTTCTTTGCTGCAACTTCCACTTTTACTTGGCCAACGTCTGATTCATCAAACATTGTTTGCCTATGTAAATTAGATAATTCTATTACATCCCTATCAACAATTCTCAAAGTACCAACACCCATTGCAGCTAGTCTTGATGTGATTGGATTTCCCAACCCACCAACACCTACAACACATACTTTGGAATTTTTTAATTTCAGCTGTCCAGTGTAACCAATGTCTTCTAGCATCACTTGTCTTGAAAATCTATCAAGCTCTTTTGCAGACAACTCGTCAGAACCTCCAGCCACTGCAGGCAGAATATACACCTCATCTCCGTTATTTAGTGTGGTATTCATCCCATCAGAGAATTTTGCATTTTTTCCATTAATGTAAATATTAATCAAAGAACGCGGAGTTCCATCACTTTCCAAAACTCGTCTCTTAAAGTCATCACCCATAATTTCAGATATCTTTACAAATGCGTCAGTAATGGAGTCAGCTGAAATATCTGTTTTTTTCTCTCCACCACCATAATTTAGCACCGATGGAATTGTAAATGTGATATTTGCCATTCTAGTTTACTACCGCCGATATTTCTGCAATGTTTGTCTTCATCACTTTTGGTTTTTGTAAAACTTCCATTATTGCCTCAGTTGCCTTTAGTCCGTTTCCAGTGACATAACACACTATAGAATCGTTTTTGTCGATTTTTCCCTGTTCAATCATCTTTTGAAGTACGGCAACAGATACACCACCTGCAGGTTCTGTAAAGATTCCTTCTGTCCTTGCCAAAAGCAATATTGCATCTAAAATTTCCTTGTTGTTACATTCTTCTGCAAATCCATTGTACTGGACTAATCGTTTCAAAACATATCTACCATCTCCAGGATCACCTATTGCCAAACTCTTTGCAATAGTGTCAGGATTCTCTACGGGAATTACTTCTTTATTGTTTTTCTTAAATGCATCAACGATAGGTGCACACCCATGTGGCTGTGCTGCTATCATGTGCATGTTTGATACATTATTTAACAATGAAACTATCTGCAATTCTTCAAATCCTTTGCAGATAGCATTTAGCATTGCACCACTTCCTACTGGAACTATGAGTTGATCAGGAACTTGCCAGTCAAGTTGTTCTGCAACTTCGTATGCAAGTGTTTTAGAGCCTTCTACATAATGAGAGCGCATGTTAATATTTACAATTCCTATTCCTTTACTGTCACCAATTTGTGCAGCTATTCTATTTGCATCATCATATGTTCCATCTACAGCAATGTAATTTGCTCCATAAGATAATGCCTGTGCAATTTTTGCCATCTCAATATTACTTGGTGCAAATACATGGCATGGTAACCCAGCTTTTGCTGCATGTGCTGCAGTTGCAGATGCCAAATTGCCAGTAGATGCACATCCAACAGCTGATAGTCCAAACTCCTTTGCTTTTGATATTGCAACTCCTGCAGGTCTGTCTTTAAATGAAAATGTCGGATTTACAGAGTCATTTTTGATGTATAGATTGTTTAGTCCTAATTTTTTTCCAAGATTGTCAGCTTTGATAAGTGGTGTCATTCCTGCACCAATACTAATAATGTTAGATTTGTTTTCTATTGGTAGTAATTCAAAATATCTCCAATAGTTATGCTCACGATTTGTAAAGGTATTTTTTGTGACTGCAGGAAAGTCATATTTTACATCTAGTGGTCCAAAGCAGTCATCACAGATATACTTGAAAGCAGTATCGTACTGTTTTTTGCATTCTCTGCACTGCAGTGATGTTCTAGCCAAGATCAGTTTCTCCTTTGAAACCATACATAAAAAATCCTAATATCAAGTTAAGCAATACTTAACTTTACTGAGTAAAAAATATAATGAAAACACAATCATATTTTAAAAATTTAGTAAAGTTTTGAAGATTTGCAAAAAAGATGAATGAATTAACAATTATGAGGAAGGTTTTTAGATATTTTTAGAAAGGAAAAACCATGAAAAAAGGACTAATTATAGGAGGTATACTTGGTGTAAGTGTTGCAATAATTATTTTAGCTATAAGTTTGGATTCTGAATTAAAATCAGATTCAATAGAAGTTGAAGATACATTAGATAAAGAAGTTATTGCAGAAACTGAAACTCCAGAGATTGAAGAAAAGATAGACGATGTAGAAAAAATCAATTTAGAAAATGAATATTCACCTAAACCAAGAGAATGGATAACTTCTGGACCATTTCAGATTGACCGAAGCAAGTATGCTATAGGTGAAAAAATTTTCCTAGTAATTGGAGGAATAACTGGAAATGAAAAAGGACAGATTGTATTTATGAGACCATTAAACGATACACATTATTCCGTATACATGACAATACCATTTGATGGTATGAAAAAAGATGTGTTCAACTATTATGTAGAACCACAAATTTCAAAAACCAGAGAAATATGTTCAATAGATGACTTGATGGGAAAATGGGCAGTAGTTTTTAGAGGAACAGACTATCCAAATCTATATTTTGAAATTACAGATGAAGTTGTTCCAGGAACAAACATAGAACCTGTATGCTAAATTATTTTTCTAATCTGGTGTGAAAACAAACTTTCTCACCAGTATGACATGCTGGTCCTGATGGTTCTACAAGATAGATTACTGCATCAGAATCACAATCGACAAGAATTTCTTTGACTTTTTGTGTATTGCCAGATTCTTCACCTTTCATCCAGAGTTTATTTCTAGAACGACTCCAAAACCAAGAGTTACCAGTTTTTTTAGTTAGTTCCAATGATTCTTTATTTGAGTAAGCTAATGTCAGTACATCTTTTGTATTTGCATCCTGAACAATGACTGGAATTAACCCATCACTTTTTGTGAAATCAATATCTTCAATAGATTTTTTCATCATTTAAAATCACAAAGTATTGTTTATAATCTTACAGGAATTTGTTTGTCTTTGAGATATTTTTTTACACCATTTACACCATGTGTTTGATAATGAAATATTGAAGCCGCTAATGCAGCATCAGCGTTTGATTCCTTGAATACATTTACCATATCATCAGGCTTACCACATCCACCAGAGGCTATTATTGGGATAGATACAGAGTTTACAATCTCCCTAGTTAGAACGAGATCATAGCCGTCTTTGGTTCCATCCTTATCAATACTAGTTAGAAGTATTTCTCCTGCACCCAGTTTTTCTACTTTTTTTGCCCATTCAACAACATCAATACTAGTTGCTTCTTTTCCACCATAAATGAAGACTTCAAACCAGAATTTTTTTCCATTTTCGGAAAAAATATTCTTATCTTTTTTAAGATCATAGTTTCTTTTAGCATCGATT
This window encodes:
- the hisI gene encoding phosphoribosyl-AMP cyclohydrolase; translation: MKKSIEDIDFTKSDGLIPVIVQDANTKDVLTLAYSNKESLELTKKTGNSWFWSRSRNKLWMKGEESGNTQKVKEILVDCDSDAVIYLVEPSGPACHTGEKVCFHTRLEK
- a CDS encoding ThiF family adenylyltransferase, whose protein sequence is MANITFTIPSVLNYGGGEKKTDISADSITDAFVKISEIMGDDFKRRVLESDGTPRSLINIYINGKNAKFSDGMNTTLNNGDEVYILPAVAGGSDELSAKELDRFSRQVMLEDIGYTGQLKLKNSKVCVVGVGGLGNPITSRLAAMGVGTLRIVDRDVIELSNLHRQTMFDESDVGQVKVEVAAKKLQKLNPDCKIEALAVSVNDYTALEVVEGCDVVIDALDSVNARYALNNACVKFGIPFVTGAAVGVSGQAFTILPKESACYYCMFPELNEDAMPTCSIDGVHPSILSIVGGVEVSEAVKIIIGKKPSLSQRILHIDLEHLDFTSTKTFRAEECPVCGTGKKEETVKEEFILEELCGRNRGKRTYSITPTDIFNIDTTIVSNIAKKQGFIVENLGDLGISLRTNDLSVSFMKKGSAVIVGSKDEDDAVSLYKSLLGRELSAKTSL
- the hisF gene encoding imidazole glycerol phosphate synthase subunit HisF; this translates as MTLTKRIIPCLDVKNGRVVKGLHFESIKDAGDPVELAEKYSNEGADELVFLDITASDEQRKTIKDLVRKVASVIDIPFTVGGGVKSLEDARNILLNGADKVGINTGAIKNPNVISELMKLFGRQCVVVAIDAKRNYDLKKDKNIFSENGKKFWFEVFIYGGKEATSIDVVEWAKKVEKLGAGEILLTSIDKDGTKDGYDLVLTREIVNSVSIPIIASGGCGKPDDMVNVFKESNADAALAASIFHYQTHGVNGVKKYLKDKQIPVRL
- a CDS encoding threonine synthase, whose product is MARTSLQCRECKKQYDTAFKYICDDCFGPLDVKYDFPAVTKNTFTNREHNYWRYFELLPIENKSNIISIGAGMTPLIKADNLGKKLGLNNLYIKNDSVNPTFSFKDRPAGVAISKAKEFGLSAVGCASTGNLASATAAHAAKAGLPCHVFAPSNIEMAKIAQALSYGANYIAVDGTYDDANRIAAQIGDSKGIGIVNINMRSHYVEGSKTLAYEVAEQLDWQVPDQLIVPVGSGAMLNAICKGFEELQIVSLLNNVSNMHMIAAQPHGCAPIVDAFKKNNKEVIPVENPDTIAKSLAIGDPGDGRYVLKRLVQYNGFAEECNNKEILDAILLLARTEGIFTEPAGGVSVAVLQKMIEQGKIDKNDSIVCYVTGNGLKATEAIMEVLQKPKVMKTNIAEISAVVN